Below is a window of Musa acuminata AAA Group cultivar baxijiao chromosome BXJ3-11, Cavendish_Baxijiao_AAA, whole genome shotgun sequence DNA.
GGTCCCACAGTTATACCAAGACGAGACGGTGCATGAGAGATGATGACAACATGCACAGTTGTACGGCCCACAATGCCTGATTCCCGTCCCTCGTCTCCAAATGCCAGGTTCAAGTGAATGGTGGGGTCCCGGCACGTCACGTGCCTGGGAGGCCGCACTCACAGCCTTATTTGTAATGTATGCAACAATAGTACAAGCGTCATTATTGCACCTCAGTATAGAGTAAACGCAACTATGCCTATACTAAGCAAACATAGCAAGCATCACATCACTACTATATCGTCTACCCATAGAACGAACTATTATATCTATGCGAGGCAGAGTTATGAGGAACAGAACATAAGGATAGGAAGTTATTTTGGTGAAGGAAAACAAGAAAACGAGTATACAGAACGTAAAGCGAGCGTATGAGATCGTTCTTATCTTCTTTTGGGTGATGGGATCATGTTTTACCTGGAGGTGACGGGATTGAGGGCTTTGGCGAGACCATTGAAGACGCCGTAGCTTCGGGAGGAGAAGCCCAAGCAGCCTAGGAGACCCTGACGGTACGGCAGGAAGGTCCGCCGCCTCATCTCCTCCGCTTGCGCGCGGTTCGCCGTGTAGTGGCGCTCGTGCGCCGTGGGGCGCCGCCTTCCCGACCCGTTTGCCGGCCGTTTCGACTGCTTTGTTTTGTTCTGCTCCGGTGCCGGGGGCAGAACCGACGATGATGCGGCCGGAGGCGGCAATGGGGGCTTCGATTTGGAGGAGGGGGAGAAGGAGATGGAGTGCCAGAACTTTTCCTTCTCCCTGCCGTTCCCTCGCCCGCTGCCTTCGCTTTTGCTTCGGTAGAGGAGATCTTTGAGGAAGATCCATGGTTTGGAGTTCCTGTTGCCCGAGGAGGAGGCCGAGTCCGGCGCCATCGCAGCCTCCTTGGGATCCGGGTTGAACTCGAGCTCCTTCGCTTcttcctgctcctcctcctcgttcCTTTGACATCGGAATCGAGGGCTTCGAAGGGGCGACATGGATCTGGTCCTCCGATGGATGAATCTGCCCCGGATCCTGAGGCGCCGCCCCCTTCCGCCCTCCTCCGGGGCTCCGAGCGCCGCCATTTCCTTCGCTTCCTCTACATCGTCACAGTCGTCGTCGTCGAGATCCATCAGCGGCGCGAGGGACTGCGGTCGCAGGTGGTGGGAGGAGGGCTTCATCGGGCGGATCTGGCCGTTGAGAAAGAGCTCGTCCGCGGAGATCATCGTTCCCCCGCGAGCCGCGCCGTCGAACTCAAACGAACCAGAGCCGGACGCTTCGTCGATCGCCACGGAGGCAGCGGCTGGGGAAAAGGAGTAAGGAGGGGAGGAGAGGACGTAGTGGACGGGGCTGGCGGGACAGCTGAAGAAGTAGCTTCCGGCTGCGGCCGTGGCGGCACCACCATCACGGCCAGGGCTGGAGGGGGCGCTGACGAAGGGGGTGGAGGTGAATGAGGAGCCATCATCGATGGTGCCGACGGGGAAGGAAGGGTATTGCGGGCGGCTCTTTAGCGTTTCGCCATGGCCAGGGTTTTCGAGCTCCATTTACTCTCTCGTGCTTTAGTcccccttctcttccttcttccgaCGTCGCTCGTAGAGAGAACCAACGAAGACAGAGAGATAAAGAAGGCAGagagggggggagagagagagagacgaaggtAGAAAGGGAGGCGGCGATGGCAGCGCGCGCGGGATACTGTCAGATAAATAGGAGACACGCAGAAGGTTGTTACTGTTTACGAATAGTGGTAGCCCTGATTTTAACTGTAATATCGAGATTGCCACCCATTAGTAGTTTGACTAAAATGCCACAAAAGTATCAGTTAAATATTTAATaggtaataaaaaaatatattatattctgATAAAGATTTTGACGGATTATTATATGTACGTATAAGCTTTTAGATTTTAAAGGGACACATAATAATACTAAACTTGAATATAGAGAAATTAATACGATTATGATGACTGCTTTCGAGAGTTTGAAGTGTGACGTTAGGAGGAGGCCTCACCGGAAGACCTTTCGGGTTGTAATATCTAAAcctatagaaaaagaaaaaaaaagtcaaactTGGGTACTATAAAAACCTGTAAGAAAAAGTCAACCTTTGCTCGACGTGCGGTGCATGATTCATGTAGTATGGGTGGGTCCACGTCGTAGGTCCGCAAGGCCCCACGTCTCACGTGCAGAGTCTCCTCGGATCTTGAGAGATGGAGAAGAAGAGGGTGGCATGCACGTCTGCTTGCTGTCAGTATCAACGTGCTCTCCTTCCCTATTTACGTTCAGAATCTGAACTATGCCCTGCGATCTCAGTATATAAAATACTTACACGTGTATGCTTCTCATCCTTCGTGCACATAATAGAAGCATGCAAatgcaaatatatatgtatatgtatatataaacaacCATGGATTCTAAGTaatggatgagatatttttattgTCTGGAGTTGTTCTATTAATGTAGTTTGCTTTCCTACTACGAAGGGTAAGTAAACCTTAAAACAGAGAATGAAATATTTGCCAGATTAATGGCTATAGCAGTATAAGATGCTACATGTCGATGTAATGTATGGAAAACAAGTTCAATTGGGTCTCTTAATCTTAACTGGTGCTAATGATACAACTAATTTTCTTTTGTTACTTGCACAATCCAGCTTGATTCCTTTGCTTCCTTCTATGACGACCAGACTGAGGTGCTGAGTGCAGTCCTCTCTTTCTGTTGTGATTGTTCTTGCCAGAAGATGCATTTTTACTTGTTGAAGGACCAACCAATTCTACACCTTCATCATCCACTTTGTTTTCAGTTCCTGGAGAATCTGATCTCAGGCAATCATTGTTCTGGTTTGTCTTCATAATCCACATTCGTGGTTCCATAGCTTTATCTGTCAACTCTTGAATGCAAGACTTCCTCTTTGCAGCTTGTGATTCACCAACTCTGTGAGTCTTCTTCATATTGGTTCTTCCCATGTTCAGATCAGTCAGAATTCTCCTACCGTCACCTTGTAGCTCTTCTCCGG
It encodes the following:
- the LOC135652230 gene encoding uncharacterized protein LOC135652230 — translated: MELENPGHGETLKSRPQYPSFPVGTIDDGSSFTSTPFVSAPSSPGRDGGAATAAAGSYFFSCPASPVHYVLSSPPYSFSPAAASVAIDEASGSGSFEFDGAARGGTMISADELFLNGQIRPMKPSSHHLRPQSLAPLMDLDDDDCDDVEEAKEMAALGAPEEGGRGRRLRIRGRFIHRRTRSMSPLRSPRFRCQRNEEEEQEEAKELEFNPDPKEAAMAPDSASSSGNRNSKPWIFLKDLLYRSKSEGSGRGNGREKEKFWHSISFSPSSKSKPPLPPPAASSSVLPPAPEQNKTKQSKRPANGSGRRRPTAHERHYTANRAQAEEMRRRTFLPYRQGLLGCLGFSSRSYGVFNGLAKALNPVTSR